From Oncorhynchus clarkii lewisi isolate Uvic-CL-2024 chromosome 26, UVic_Ocla_1.0, whole genome shotgun sequence, the proteins below share one genomic window:
- the LOC139384798 gene encoding prolyl 3-hydroxylase OGFOD1, with translation MNCKRQRDSENAEKGKKRNKREERAELSALLEDEDVKRGVKESWSQRAQYSHGDLELDCHPFPHLLIRNFIQGDSFTENLQRELLDLNFHEKSNDLYKFNQSDDLKKRKEPHITGLRAALFGLFRSWLGEVLGVELEPIVDVSCAKYQYTDVLLCHDDELEGRRVAFILYLVPPWESSDGGTLDLFSTDDHFQPHSVVKSLVPSWNTLILFEVSPISFHQVAEVLSEDKCRLSLSGWFHGPSLERPPRHIEPPLPRSPHLPRDETLLLEWLNPLYLDVDYQSQVQQEFEDSSEIQLKNFLKEEKFKEVSEALRLTDVQWTKQGPPNRRCYEVASLESFPQCVSACWELLCSEAFFLLLSNFTGLRLHYLSPSDEDEEEEKDQEDEEEGEATGSSGDTPSANKNNKEPSTPVCVGELRRWAHGDYTLLHDGDASKAEYALDLLLPLSCPDWQTEFGGFTSYIANEEDEELLMVYPEENSLALVYRDKETLKFVKHINHRSSTLPIGDSCRRAVYDFSFVYYE, from the exons ATGAATTGTAAACGACAGCGAGATAGCGAGAATGCCGAGAAAGGAAAGAAGAGAAATAAACGCGAAGAGAGAGCAGAACTTTCTGCACTACTCGAGGACGAAGATGTGAAAAGGGGAGTGAAGGAATCATGGTCGCAGCGAGCGCAGTACTCTCATG GGGACCTGGAGCTGGACTGCCACCCTTTCCCTCACTTGCTCATCAGGAACTTCATCCAGGGTGACAGCTTTACAGAGAACCTACAGAGGGAGCTTCTGGACCTCAACTTCCATGAGAAGTCCAACGACCTGTACAAATTTAATCAG TCAGACGACCTGAAAAAGAGAAAAGAGCCTCACATCACAGGCTTGAG GGCAGCACTATTTGGGCTGTTTCGATCCTGGCTGGGGGAAGTGTTGGGGGTAGAACTGGAGCCCATAGTGGATGTTTCCTGTGCCAAGTACCAATACACTG ATGTTCTGTTGTGTCATGATGATGAGTTGGAGGGGAGGCGTGTTGCCTTTATCCTCTACCTTGTCCCTCCATGGGAGAGCAGCGATGGAGGAACCCTGGATCTCTTCAGCACAGATG aTCACTTCCAGCCCCATAGTGTGGTGAAGTCTCTGGTGCCCAGCTGGAACACTCTGATTCTCTTTGAGGTTTCACCCATCTCCTTCCACCAG gtTGCAGAGGTGTTGTCAGAGGATAAGTGTCGTCTCTCTCTGAGTGGCTGGTTTCACGGGCCATCTTTGGAGCGACCCCCTCGTCACATCGAGCCCCCCCTCCCAAGGAGCCCCCACCTTCccagagat GAGACACTGCTGCTAGAGTGGCTGAATCCACTGTATCTGGATGTTGACTACCAGTCACAGGTTCAGCAAGAGTTTGAGGACAGCTCTGAGATCCAGCTCAAGAATTTCCTCAAA GAGGAGAAGTTTAAGGAGGTGAGTGAAGCACTGCGATTGACTGATGTCCAGTGGACCAAGCAAGGTCCTCCCAACAGGAG ATGTTATGAAGTGGCTTCGTTAGAGTCCTTCCCCCAGTGTgtgagtgcatgctgggagttgcTGTGCTCGGAGGCTTTCTTCCTGCTTCTGTCCAACTTCACTGGCCTGAGACTGCACTACCTCAGCCCTAGTGATGAAgacgaggaggaagagaaggaccaagaagatgaggaagagggagaagcCACAGGGTCATCTGGGGACACACCATCAGCTAATAAGAATAACAAAG AGCCGAGCACACCGGTGTGTGTTGGAGAGCTGCGTCGCTGGGCTCACGGGGACTACACACTACTGCATGATGGAGACGCATCGAAAGCGGAGTACGCCCTTGACCTACTGCTGCCCCTGAGCTGTcctg ACTGGCAGACCGAGTTTGGGGGCTTCACCTCTTACATTGCTaatgaagaggatgaggag CTCCTGATGGTGTATCCAGAGGAGAACTCCCTGGCTCTTGTCTACAGGGACAAAGAGACTCTCAAATTTGTCAAACATATCAATCACAGAAGCTCCACCCTACCTATTGGTGATTCTTGTAGGAGGGCAGTTTATGACTTCTCCTTTGTGTATTATGAATga
- the LOC139384440 gene encoding cleavage and polyadenylation specificity factor subunit 5-like, which yields MSSVPAPNRSSAGWPRGVSQFGGNKYMSAPAKPLSLERTINLYPLTNYTFGTKEPLYEKDSSVAARFQRMREEFDKLGMRRAVEGVLIVHEHRLPHVLLLQLGTTFFKLPGGELCPGEDEVDGLKRLMTEILGRQDGVKQDWVIDDSIGNWWRPNFEPPQYPYIPAHITKPKEHKKLFLVQLQEKALFAVPKNYKLVAAPLFELYDNAPGYGPIISSLPQLLSRFNFIYN from the exons ATGTCGAGTGTGCCTGCTCCGAATCGCTCATCCGCCGGCTGGCCGCGCGGGGTCAGTCAGTTCGGCGGGAACAAATACATGAGCGCGCCTGCAAAACCACTCAGCCTGGAGAGAACCATTAATTT ATACCCTCTCACCAACTACACATTTGGGACCAAGGAGCCTCTGTATGAAAAGGACAGTTCAGTGGCAGCACGGTTCCAGAGGATGAGGGAGGAGTTTGACAAGCTGGGCATGCGGAGGGCAGTGGAGGGAGTGCTTATTGTCCATGAACACAGGTTGCCCCATGTACTGCTGTTGCAGCTGGGAACCACCTTCTTCAAACT GCCAGGTGGAGAGCTGTGTCCGGGGGAGGATGAGGTGGATGGGCTGAAACGCCTGATGACAGAG ATCCTGGGCCGGCAGGACGGGGTGAAGCAGGATTGGGTGATCGATGACTCCATCGGAAACTGGTGGCGCCCCAACTTTGAACCCCCACAG TATCCCTACATTCCAGCCCACATCACTAAACCCAAGGAGCATAAAAAGCTCTTCCTGGTTCAACTGCAGGAAAAAG CTCTGTTTGCAGTCCCAAAGAACTACAAACTGGTGGCAGCCCCTCTGTTTGAGCTTTATGACAACGCCCCCGGCTATGGGCCAATCATATCCAGCCTACCGCAACTACTAagcag GTTCAACTTTATCTACAACTAA
- the LOC139384564 gene encoding leukotriene B4 receptor 1-like has product MQQPESYPYWHMTRVMPSVIMGFCCMVGIPGNVVVLIVVGRKFESGNFNMRLMLNLALCDLMVLLCLPLVINNLLRDWYLGSAACKLLFFLIYCSLNGSVLTITLLSVQRYVQVLYPHSWARLGRMGEEAILLSLWGLAGFIASPAFSVLDVKTDDNRQSCSSHYQNHRQEMAILLVQTLLGFVVPCCILVTSYFYLHKRVSQAALFRQRRLTKLVTCIVVSFFCFWTPLHLFNLLALVNLAVQNKVVENVCDSAWNILMGLTIINSCLNPFLYAFASSGIPRASPHPTST; this is encoded by the coding sequence ATGCAGCAGCCAGAGTCCTATCCGTACTGGCACATGACCCGCGTGATGCCCAGCGTGATCATGGGCTTCTGTTGCATGGTGGGAATTCCTGGGAATGTGGTGGTTCTGATTGTCGTGGGGCGGAAATTTGAGAGTGGGAACTTCAACATGCGTCTGATGCTGAACCTGGCACTGTGTGACCTGATGGTCTTGCTGTGCCTGCCTCTAGTGATTAACAACCTTCTGAGGGACTGGTATTTGGGCTCCGCCGCCTGCAAGCTGCTCTTCTTTCTGATTTATTGCAGCCTGAATGGTAGTGTGCTAACCATCACCCTGCTGAGCGTACAGCGCTACGTCCAGGTGCTGTACCCCCACAGCTGGGCGCGGCTGGGCCGTATGGGGGAAGAGGCAATCCTCCTGTCCCTGTGGGGGCTGGCAGGGTTCATTGCCTCTCCTGCCTTCTCTGTCCTTGACGTCAAGACAGACGACAACCGACAATCCTGCAGCTCGCACTATCAGAACCACAGACAAGAAATGGCCATCCTACTTGTCCAAACGCTGCTGGGGTTTGTAGTTCCCTGCTGCATCCTGGTGACGTCCTACTTCTACCTCCACAAGAGGGTGAGCCAGGCGGCCCTGTTCAGGCAGCGGAGGCTGACCAAGCTGGTCACCTGCATTGTTGTGTCCTTCTTCTGCTTCTGGACTCCGCTGCACCTGTTCAACCTGCTGGCCCTGGTGAACTTGGCCGTGCAGAATAAGGTTGTGGAGAATGTGTGTGACTCAGCTTGGAATATCCTCATGGGTTTAACCATCATCAACAGCTGCCTCAACCCTTTCCTCTATGCCTTCGCCTCTTCAGGAATCCCCAGGGCAAGCCCCCACCCCACCAGCACATGA
- the LOC139384663 gene encoding uncharacterized protein isoform X2, with protein MIKLEPWIEQVILSYGTEPEEEKNNTLKAHVVGVGQMSESQAQETKGLTTLLFLSDGVVHIPAILTQDSWQTLQEQEDREYLSSLMNCTVCVFLYTLKFNMDSEQTKSQFYLSVGELTTTSAGDAKDNTPCCTSLNSVRQRICTTWRSLLAQDSVHTQNIQSEFSLSELLGEWQHDRRQSLLKDVMELLRTPTNLPSPQASTSNALTHTGTRWAIERFRYKREDTFNVPVSHLHIPDNLSQKLHAPSDSETQSGLVPPSEDRPTDPPETDQPIVAADSRQTDRPVPLERRHPAHEPTLSRDLCLLTEESMECEVVSGMTGGAVASPWDMFAPAAELLRTSSASDESITSEPLPLQKSQSLLDSTPQPVTLATFPLATSTQLPSLTPGATQRSGERSLPPYQKPGPSHSLLPSSGSSSSVSLSTKNQHSGMKLHHGSSNTAHQLTITEQQDQVEEEEDVVKRWCSKAKRKSSVQTPEDNDITLEEEDMQKKRSPPSWMFDTQDIPRIGEGSSCNQNTVAAIAPQRPSNVHSDGTLFSYSYQLCGRISKDLSHLKIPDGMLHWAVRYLVPSMQTEVVKDTQLRPQTHPS; from the exons ATGATTAAGTTGGAGCCCTGGATAGAGCAGGTCATCCTGAGTTATGGCACAGagccagaggaggagaagaacaaCACTCTGAAAGCGCATGTTGTGGGG gttgGCCAGATGTCAGAGTCCCAGGCCCAGGAGACTAAGGGTTTGACAACGTTGCTGTTCCTCTCTGATGGAGTGGTGCACATCCCCGCCATACTGACCCAGGACTCCTGGCAGACTCTTCAGGA GCAGGAGGACCGTGAGTACTTATCCAGTCTCATGAattgcacagtgtgtgtgtttttatacaCACTGAAGTTCAACATGGACTCTGAACAG ACAAAGAGCCAGTTTTACTTATCGGTTGGTGAGCTGACCACCACATCAGCTGGGGATGCTAAAGACAACACCCCTTGCTG CACATCGCTCAACTCAGTCAGACAAAGGATCTGTACAACATGGAG ATCCCTGCTTGCTCAGGATTCTGTCCATACTCAGAACATCCAGTCTG AGTTCAGTCTGTCAGAGCTGCTGGGGGAGTGGCAGCATGACCGGCGCCAGTCTCTGTTGAAGGATGTGATGGAACTCCTGAGGACGCCCACAAACCTCCCCTCCCCACAGGCCTCAACCTCCAACGCCCTCACACACACTGGCACCAGATGGGCTATTGAAAGGTTCAgatataag AGGGAGGATACTTTCAATGTCCCTGTGTCTCACCTACACATCCCAGACAATCTGAGTCAGAAACTGCACGCACCCTCAG ACAGTGAAACGCAGAGTGGACTGGTCCCTCCATCTgaagacagaccgacagacccaCCAGAGACAGATCAACCAATCGTTGCTGCTGACAGCAGGCAGACTGACAGGCCAGTGCCTCTGGAGAGAAGACATCCTGCCCATGAGCCCACACTTTCTCGTGACTTATGTTTGTTAACTG aggAGAGTATGGAATGCGAGGTGGTGTCAGGGATGACCGGAGGAGCAGTGGCGAGCCCATGGGACATGTTTGCTCCAGCAGCAGAGCTGCTCAGGACCTCCTCTGCATCTGATG AATCCATCACCTCGgagcccctccccctccagaaGAGCCAGTCTCTGCTTGACTCCACTCCACAACCAGTCACTCTTGCAACATTTCCCCTGGCAACCAGCACCCAGTTGCCATCCCTGACCCCTGGGGCCACCCAAAGGTCAGGCGAGCGCTCCCTTCCTCCTTATCAAAAACCAGGCCCCTCCCACAGCCTACTCCCCTCCAgtggctcctcctcctctgtgagTCTATCTACAAAGAACCAACACTCTGGCATGAAGCTCCACCACGGTAGCTCAAACACAGCACATCAACTTACAATCACAGAGCAGCAGGAtcaggtggaggaagaggaggatgttgtgaAGAGGTGGTGTAGTAAGGCTAAGAGGAAGAGTTCCGTGCAGACCCCCGAGGATAATGATATCACCTTGGAGGAGGAAGATATGCAGAAGAAACGCAGCCCGCCCTCCTGGATGTTTGACACTCAGGATATTCCCAGGATTGGGGAGGGAAGCAGCTGCAATCAGAACACAGTTGCAGCAATAGCCCCCCAGAGGCCCTCCAAT GTTCACAGTGATGGCACTTTGTTCTCATATTCTTATCAGCTGTGTGGCCGCATTTCGAAGGATTTAAGCCATTTAAA GATTCCTGATGGCATGTTGCACTGGGCTGTACGGTACCTGGTCCCTTCCATGCAGACGGAGGTTGTCAAGGATACACAGCTGCGACCCCAGACTCACCCCAGTTGA
- the LOC139384663 gene encoding uncharacterized protein isoform X1: MIKLEPWIEQVILSYGTEPEEEKNNTLKAHVVGVGQMSESQAQETKGLTTLLFLSDGVVHIPAILTQDSWQTLQEQEDREYLSSLMNCTVCVFLYTLKFNMDSEQTKSQFYLSVGELTTTSAGDAKDNTPCCTSLNSVRQRICTTWRSLLAQDSVHTQNIQSEFSLSELLGEWQHDRRQSLLKDVMELLRTPTNLPSPQASTSNALTHTGTRWAIERFRYKREDTFNVPVSHLHIPDNLSQKLHAPSEDSETQSGLVPPSEDRPTDPPETDQPIVAADSRQTDRPVPLERRHPAHEPTLSRDLCLLTEESMECEVVSGMTGGAVASPWDMFAPAAELLRTSSASDESITSEPLPLQKSQSLLDSTPQPVTLATFPLATSTQLPSLTPGATQRSGERSLPPYQKPGPSHSLLPSSGSSSSVSLSTKNQHSGMKLHHGSSNTAHQLTITEQQDQVEEEEDVVKRWCSKAKRKSSVQTPEDNDITLEEEDMQKKRSPPSWMFDTQDIPRIGEGSSCNQNTVAAIAPQRPSNVHSDGTLFSYSYQLCGRISKDLSHLKIPDGMLHWAVRYLVPSMQTEVVKDTQLRPQTHPS; this comes from the exons ATGATTAAGTTGGAGCCCTGGATAGAGCAGGTCATCCTGAGTTATGGCACAGagccagaggaggagaagaacaaCACTCTGAAAGCGCATGTTGTGGGG gttgGCCAGATGTCAGAGTCCCAGGCCCAGGAGACTAAGGGTTTGACAACGTTGCTGTTCCTCTCTGATGGAGTGGTGCACATCCCCGCCATACTGACCCAGGACTCCTGGCAGACTCTTCAGGA GCAGGAGGACCGTGAGTACTTATCCAGTCTCATGAattgcacagtgtgtgtgtttttatacaCACTGAAGTTCAACATGGACTCTGAACAG ACAAAGAGCCAGTTTTACTTATCGGTTGGTGAGCTGACCACCACATCAGCTGGGGATGCTAAAGACAACACCCCTTGCTG CACATCGCTCAACTCAGTCAGACAAAGGATCTGTACAACATGGAG ATCCCTGCTTGCTCAGGATTCTGTCCATACTCAGAACATCCAGTCTG AGTTCAGTCTGTCAGAGCTGCTGGGGGAGTGGCAGCATGACCGGCGCCAGTCTCTGTTGAAGGATGTGATGGAACTCCTGAGGACGCCCACAAACCTCCCCTCCCCACAGGCCTCAACCTCCAACGCCCTCACACACACTGGCACCAGATGGGCTATTGAAAGGTTCAgatataag AGGGAGGATACTTTCAATGTCCCTGTGTCTCACCTACACATCCCAGACAATCTGAGTCAGAAACTGCACGCACCCTCAG AAGACAGTGAAACGCAGAGTGGACTGGTCCCTCCATCTgaagacagaccgacagacccaCCAGAGACAGATCAACCAATCGTTGCTGCTGACAGCAGGCAGACTGACAGGCCAGTGCCTCTGGAGAGAAGACATCCTGCCCATGAGCCCACACTTTCTCGTGACTTATGTTTGTTAACTG aggAGAGTATGGAATGCGAGGTGGTGTCAGGGATGACCGGAGGAGCAGTGGCGAGCCCATGGGACATGTTTGCTCCAGCAGCAGAGCTGCTCAGGACCTCCTCTGCATCTGATG AATCCATCACCTCGgagcccctccccctccagaaGAGCCAGTCTCTGCTTGACTCCACTCCACAACCAGTCACTCTTGCAACATTTCCCCTGGCAACCAGCACCCAGTTGCCATCCCTGACCCCTGGGGCCACCCAAAGGTCAGGCGAGCGCTCCCTTCCTCCTTATCAAAAACCAGGCCCCTCCCACAGCCTACTCCCCTCCAgtggctcctcctcctctgtgagTCTATCTACAAAGAACCAACACTCTGGCATGAAGCTCCACCACGGTAGCTCAAACACAGCACATCAACTTACAATCACAGAGCAGCAGGAtcaggtggaggaagaggaggatgttgtgaAGAGGTGGTGTAGTAAGGCTAAGAGGAAGAGTTCCGTGCAGACCCCCGAGGATAATGATATCACCTTGGAGGAGGAAGATATGCAGAAGAAACGCAGCCCGCCCTCCTGGATGTTTGACACTCAGGATATTCCCAGGATTGGGGAGGGAAGCAGCTGCAATCAGAACACAGTTGCAGCAATAGCCCCCCAGAGGCCCTCCAAT GTTCACAGTGATGGCACTTTGTTCTCATATTCTTATCAGCTGTGTGGCCGCATTTCGAAGGATTTAAGCCATTTAAA GATTCCTGATGGCATGTTGCACTGGGCTGTACGGTACCTGGTCCCTTCCATGCAGACGGAGGTTGTCAAGGATACACAGCTGCGACCCCAGACTCACCCCAGTTGA
- the LOC139384565 gene encoding capping protein, Arp2/3 and myosin-I linker protein 2-like: MELPLGGPALRHYTRSRPRPHRQNQHLRPSRPQESVVDNENGVPDHMGRVDEGVEEFFTKRVLPVDTLKTQNEAGEPSITEQEVEVAPTSAAPCPAPSRTLRRKLGEFFTLKKRRAVKSEGSQEGKAKKTSIADLIRPLREAARAEKDKAKENEKVKEKESVDDNVVTGDPVEAETPSSDGPTPLRGEAPPRRALREGKSQSLILLSGSAANAGNTKNTAQGKFQKHSSDGHHGFEQRLQLMLQRIGVSKAQPGETQSQEREMKKAESEGTIIDNKPDPPPTFMKPRTMSTSSDTRRPVRQSVSAHESADDLNAERVERNKETAKEKRGKEEDVRRATGKEKEQKSLANYIDKTIKEEKEEGLQKVDGIMRQGVEGTKSNEGRELCKKREGGTNGSDEKEFNTKEVVESKSNKGPTTVIEAGEATVKETGESPWD; encoded by the exons GAATCGGTGGTTGACAATGAAAATGGAGTCCCTGATCACATGGGGCGAGTTGATGAGGGAGTTGAGGAGTTCTTTACTAAGCGAGTCCTTCCTGTCGACACCCT GAAAACACAGAATGAGGCTGGGGAACCTTCCATTACTGAACAGGAAGTGGAAGTAGCACCTACTAGCGCCGCCCCTTGCCCCGCCCCTTCCAGAACCCTAAGGAGGAAGCTGGGCGAGTTCTTCACCCTTAAAAAGCGGAGGGCTGTGAAATCAGAGGGAAGCCAAGAGGGGAAGGCCAAGAAGACCTCCATTGCCGACCTAATCCGGCCTCTCAGGGAGGCCGCCAGAGCTGAAAAAGATAAAGCGAAGGAGAATGAAAAAGTGAAAGAGAAGGAGAGTGTGGATGACAACGTTGTGACAGGAGATCCAGTGGAAGCAGAAACCCCTTCTTCTGATGGTCCCACTCCACTGAGGGGTGAGGCTCCACCCCGTCGTGCGCTAAGAGAGGGGAAGTCACAGTCTCTAATTCTACTCTCTGGATCTGCAGCCAACGCTGGGAACACCAAGAACACTGCACAAGGGAAG TTTCAGAAACACTCATCTGACGGCCATCATGGCTTTGAGCAGCGCCTGCAGCTCATGCTACAACGTATTGGTGTGTCCAAAGCTCAGCCAGGAGAGACacag agtcaggagagagagatgaaaaaagCTGAATCAGAGG GCACTATCATCGATAATAAACCTGATCCCCCACCCACATTTATGAAGCCCAGAACCATGTCCACCTCATCAg ATACGAGACGTCCGGTCCGACAGAGTGTGTCCGCACATGAGTCAGCTG ATGACCTGAATGccgagagggtagagaggaacaAGGAGACAGCGAAGGAGAAACGTGGCAAGGAAGAAGATGTCAGGAGGGCCACAGGGAAAGAAAAAGAACAGAAATCACTGGCGAACTACATAGACAAAACCataaaagaggagaaggaagagggtcTGCAGAAGGTGGATGGGATCATGAGGCAGGGAGTAGAAGGGACCAAATCAAATGAGGGTAGAGAGCTGTGTaaaaagagggaaggagggactaATGGGTCAGATGAAAAAGAGTTCAATACTAAGGAGGTGGTAGAGAGCAAGTCAAACAAGGGACCAACTACTGTGATAGAGGCAGGGGAGGCCACAGTAAAAGAAACGGGGGAGAGTCCATGGGACTGA